Within Agarivorans litoreus, the genomic segment CAGATAAGAAAGCAAACGCCGTTATAGGAATATTCAACAAAGACAAAGTGGTAATAAAAATCACTGCGAGAGTGACAACAAACAGAATCCGTTCGATCAGTTGAATAAAGTTTGGGTCTTTTTGTTTTGCCATCAGTCGATTGGAAATTGCTTTGATGCATAACTTTGCCACCCAGAACGCTAAGAGAATCCACATGGGTACGGCTAAAATAGCTAAGACAGTGATTGACTGACCGTTGAAAGTGAATAGTGGCACATTCAACAGATTAATGAGCTTATCGAACATTGATTTCCCTCAATCGTAATTACGGTGTGGCTCGAAATAAAAGAGTTGCTAGAACTAACGAATAAGTGTTACATCACTCTTTATTGCATACAAGGTATTCATACTGCGCCAAAAGCGCACATCACCCAAGAAACTACGGAATTATGTAGCAAGCGCACAAGAATCCGGGACAATCCCTCAATAAAATAAGCTCATGTTTTTACAAATATTGAAGGTAAAAAGATGGCTGAATCCCACGTTATTACTGCACTCGTTGCTAAACACCAAGAGCTTGCAGGACAAATCCAGTTTTATCAACAACAAATAGCACAACTTAAGCATGATTTAGGGCATGTTGAGGCCAAGATTAAGGTGTTTGAGCCGGAATATGATCTCAGTACGGTTTCGCCCAAGCGGATCTCCGGTAAAGCCAGGATATTTAAAGCCAGAGAATGCCAGGTCATGGTGTTAGATGTATTAAGGACGGCTCCTGAGCCAATGACGACAACTGCTATTGTAGATAAGGTGTAGGAATCAAAGCTGGCACCGAAAGAACACTTAAAGCAATTAAGAAATACGGTAGCGACATCACTGAGACAGGCGCTAAAAGCGGGTCAGATTAAAAAGTGTGGTACAGACGGATTAAATTCGTTGTAGGCAATAGCTGATTAGTGACGAAGTTTAACACCGTTTCATTCTCTTTTACCGCAACGAGAGATGCATGGAGATCCTGGTTTGCCATTTAATTACCCAAATACTTACCAGTTCTTAGAGCAATTTAAAGAACTGTTAAAGGTTCGCTCCAGTTTAAAACGGTTCCAGAAGAACAAACCATATTATTCTCTTTGGAGTAAGGGTAACTATACGTTTTCACCGTATAAAGTGTTGTGGCGGGAAATGAACAGCTAAACGTTTTTCACTGCCTATATTGATCCTGTAGAGGACAGAATATTAGGGACTAAAGTTGTTGTACCTTATCATAAACTCTACTTTATCCCGGTGGAAACAAAAGAGCATGCCGCGTTCCTGACAGGTTTCTTAAATTCAACCTATGTCGCAAAAGCTTTGATAGCTTACGGCTCACTATTGAGTCTGGGGTCCAGCGTAGCTGAATACCTCAAAATTTCAGAGTTCGACGATATGGATAGTGATCACCTGGCTATTAGCGAGATAGCCCGTACTGCAATAATGTCCGGCGGTGACATTTCGGAAGAAGAACAACAGGAACTTGATGATTTGGTAAATTCAGTATTGGGGATAAAGTGAGGTAATGAGGATATTGAACTAACACTGGAACTTTGAGCGCTTCTGTCACTGGTGGATGTTGCTGTATTGGATCACATTGTCGTGGGCGGTGCGCAAAGTTCTTCTATGGCAGAACATGGTATTTTCCGGTGAAAAATTTCAGAATATACCTTTGTGCATTTGCTACATAATTTCGAGAAACTAATAACATCAATGTTAGAAGCTCACATCTGACAGTTACCCGATTTTAGGTTGCCTTGTCAGCTTAGGTTTGAGCTAATTTCTTCTCAGCCAAAACCGATTTCCCGTCGACTAATGTTTCAAGTAGCCTTCTGCCACAGCACATATTTCATGGGTTCGTCCATTGTAAAGTTATTTGTAACAAATAAAAAGTTAAGCACTTTGTGCTTAGCTTTTTTTGTTTATCTACCTAAAAGAGGAGGGCGTAAAGTCTGCTGCTTTGTTGGGCGCTAAAAGCAAAAAGGCAGTGTTTAGGCCAACACCCTAAACACTGCAAAAGAAGGAATGGTCAGTTCCTTGTTGCTACAGGTCTTACTAAGACTCGGTTTCTACAGCTTGCCCAAGAGGTGGTTTCTTATTGCTGGTGTTTGCTTTAATCAGCAGTACACCCACTCCAAGAATAATGGCACCACAAAGAATGAATACTAAACGGTCGCCAAAGCTGTTTGGTAGAGCAACTAACAACATCACAAAAGCACCCGCTGCTGCGATTAATTTACCTAACATGCTACGTTGTTTGTTATCTAATACTTCTTGCTCTGCCGATTCGTTCACTAGTGGCGTGTGCAAGTTGTTGAAGAATTTATCAACGTCTTTTGAACGCTCTTCACTTAAACCTTTGTAGAATAGTTGAGACATTATAAAGAAGCCGCCCGTTAGAGTAATATGACCAATTAACGCGATTGCTACTTTAAGATCTTTCCACTCTCGGTTAGTAAGTTCTTGCTCTAAGCCAAATAAGTCTTGGATATGCTGCGGCCCGATTACAAAACCTACGATGTAAGACACACCAGCACCAACAATTAGGGTACCCCAGCCAGCCCAGTCAGGCGTTTTCTTAATGAAGAAGCCTAGGAAAGCAGGTATTGTCATAGGGAAACCTAGCATGGCACCGGCAAACATCATCGCGTCAAATAAACTCAAACCTTTTAAAGAGTTAATGAACAAGGCGAAGAGAATAATAAGAATACCAAATACCGTAGAGGTGATTTTAGATACTGCTACTAGTTCCTTTTCTGAAGCATGTGGGCGTAATACTGGTTCATAGAAGTTTTTAACAAAGATACCAGAGTTACGGTTAAGGCCAGAATCCATAGAACTCATGGTGGCAGCAAACATTGCGGCAATTAATAGACCCACCATACCTGCGGGCATGTATAGTTCAACAAAGGCTAGGTAAGCGGCATCAGCGGCTTTACTGCCCATTTCAGGGTGCATAGCGGCTAAGTCAACGCCTTGACCCGCTAAGAACCATGGTGGAATAAACCAAATAACAGGGCCTAAAGTCATCAAACAACAAGCTAGTAATGCAGCTTTTTTAGCGTTCTTTGAATCTTTAGCCGCAAGGTAGCGGTAAGAGTTAAGCATGTTATTGGTAATGCTAAACTGCTTAACGAAGATGAAGAATGCCCAAATAGTTAAGATGCTTACGTAGTTAAGGTTGTCACCGATAACAAAGTCACGAGGGAATTCATCTAGAATATTACCAACGCCACCAGAGTGAATAATGGCAACAATACAACAGGTTACGGTTACTGCCATAATCACAACCATTTGCATAAAGTCGGATGCGATAACAGCCCAAGAGCCACCGGTAACAGACATAATTAGCACGACAAGACCGGTTAATATAATGGTCCAGGTCATATCAAAACCAAAAATACCAGAAGCAATAATGGCTAAGCCGTTTAACCAGATACCCGCAGATACCACGCTGTTAGGCATACCAGACCAAGTAAATACTTGCTCATTATATTTACCAAAACGCATGCGAATAGCTTGAATTACCGTCACTACACGAAGTTGACGGAATTTAGGCGCGAAGTAAGCGTAGTTCATGAAGTAACCAAAGGCATTGGCTACAAAAATAATGGCAACAGCTAGGCCATCGTTATAGGCTTTGCCTGCCGCGCCAGTGAAGGTCCAAGCACTGAACTGTGTCATAAAGGCGGTTGCACCTACCATCCACCAGAGCATTTTACCGCCCCCACGAAAGTAGTCGCTGGTGTTATTGGTAAATGTTCTAAACATCCAGCCAATGGCGATCAAAAAGCAAAAGTAAATGAGTACAATCAGGACGTTTAAATCCATTTCTGTTATTCCTCTTCCATAGTAGATGCACTTACCTTAACAAGCACTATGGCATTATTGTATTACATATAAGATTAACTGCGATTTTGATCTCACTTTTATGTTTAATCCAGTTAAAAACGTTATCTGGATCCCATCAAAATGCTCTAAATTGATAAATGTAATTATTAGTGTAGCGGCATTTGGTAAACATAATGTAACAAAATGCTCTCTTTGAGGCTGCCTATCGGCTCACAATTTGTAATACATTACTTGTTTGGATTTTGAACGAGTGTCGGCGTTTAGCGACAGTTTTTTGTTGTTTTGGGGCTAGAGTGTATTGAAAAAAGTACAGTAATATCAAAACACTATCGTTATTCGGCTAGTGTAAATTTTAAAATCTGTTAACGTAGGCATACATTAGTCGGGCAGCATCAAAATTGCTGCACTAAATTAATATGAATGGATGAATTCATAGGATAGTAAAAAGGACACCTATGGCTAACGAATTTGCAATGATTGAAGGCGCTTCGCGCAGTTTACACTTACAAGTAGCAAGGGAGATTGCCAAAAGTATTTTGTCTGGCGCACTTCCTCAAGACAGTATTATTCCATCGGAGATGGAATTGTGTGAACAATTCGGCGTAAGCAGAACTGCTTTGCGTGAAGCAATTAAGCACTTAAGCTCTAAAGGCTTGCTGGAATCTCGCCCTAAAATTGGTACACGAGTTAAAAGTCGTGAACATTGGAATATGTTAGATTCTCAACTGTTAAGTTGGATGTCTGGTGTGGGCGAAGCAAGCGATACACTCACCGAGTTTTTAGCCTTACGTCGTGCTATTGAGCCAGAAGCTGCTGCGTTAGCTGCTATTAATGCCAGTGCTGAACAGCGGATGAAATTGTCTGAGTATTATCAGCGTATGGTCGAGATCGCCAAGAGTGAAGACCAAAGTGAATGGGTAGAAACAGATTTGCAGTTTCACCGTACAGTTTACTTAGCCACTGGCAACAGCTTTTATATTCCTTTTGCTAATGTATTGCAGGTAATGTTCATTGGATTTTTCCAGCATTCGTCAAAAGAAGGTGGAACTTGTATGTCTGAGCATACTGCTATTTACCAAGCAATTATGGCTGGCGACCCAGAAAAGGCCCGCGAAGCAAACTTGGCATTGCTTAATAACAGCAACCACCGATTGCCAGAAGAAAATGTAGCTTAAAAATAAAAGTGTAAAAAACCTCGCAAGGCGAGGTTTTTTTATGGTCGCCATCCATTTCATGTATTACAAAAGAAATGTTTTTTAGTTTAGATTAGAGTCGAATGTCTAATCAGCCGCTTGTTTGTTCTTTAATCCACCTCGTCTATTTCCCCCTTTTTTATGATTTGTTATTCGCAGCTTTTACTGGCTATTTATCTGCTATTTGCTTGCTTAGTTTGTAACCTAATGTAAGCCACTGAATCAATTGTGTATTTTGATGAGTTAGTTAATTCTATTCACCTAGCTTCGAGGCTTTTGTAGTATTTTATCTGTGTCTCGATCTAAGTCTTTTTGCTTAGGTAACTTACCTAAGGTTCCAGTGTGTAACTCTGTTACCACGGCTAACTTAGGTAACTTGTCGTTATTCAAGGCGGCATAGCGCTGCACAAACGATAAGAGGTGAGAAGATGAATCAACTATTTAATTTAGACGGTAAAGTGGCGGTAATCACCGGTGGCACTTCTGGTATTGGTGCAGCAGCAGCCGAGCGTATGGCAAAAGCTGGCGCAACAGTGGTAATCGCTGGGCGAAAGAATGCTATTGAGTTTGCCGATCGCATTGGCGGTATTTTTGTAAAAACCGATGTGTCAGACGAAAACTCGGTTCGCAACCTGATGGCCGTAGCCAACGACCTATGCGGAAAAATCGACATTGTAGTCAACTGCGCTGGAGTTAATCGCGGTTACAACACGTTGCTTGAATCTGAAAAAGAAGATTTTGATTTCAATTTTAATGTGAACACCATGGGTGTGGTTTATGGCATTAAACACGCCACACAGTATATGACCCAAGGCGGTAGCATAGTGAATGTTGCCTCTGCCGCGGGTGTACAGGGTGTGCCTTACTTAGCGCCTTATGTAAGCTCTAAATGGGCGGTATTGGGGATTACTAAAACCGCTGCCTTAGAGTTAGGTGAGCAAAATATTCGAGTGAATGCCATTTGTCCAACGTCGGTGGATACACCAATGGCACGAGCCGAAGGTGGTGAGCCTCAATTGCGTATGGAGCATAAAGCAGTGCCGCTTGGTCGCATTGCCGAGCCCGAAGAAGTGGCAGCTATTATTCACTTTCTAGCTGCGCCAGATTGTGCTTTTGTTAATGGACAAACGATTGGTGTAGATGGCGGCTTTACTGCGGGTATGAGTATTAATGCCTACAATAGCTTAGCTGCGGAGTAGTTATTTGGCCAAGCTGCGCTGAGCTAAGACTCTGCCCAGTGATTCGAGCTATCAAGTTACATAAACCACTAAGTGTTCGGTGAGCAATAATTTCTGCCTTTTATTGCTTTGATTGCTTAGTTTGGCTACTTGCCACCGGTAATACAGCGTATTACCGGTTTTTTTGTTTACGCAGCGGTGTTGCTTGTGCCGCCGTTGTCGGTAAATGTGGCTTTAGCTGCCAGTATTCGAGTGACCGTGGTTACGCTGCACAATGCGGCAAAGATAAGTGCCAACGTAGCGAAGTGTTGTGGGAACAAACAAAATAGTACAAAGGTGGCGATAGTTTCTGTTCCTTCCGTTAAACCACCTAAATAATACAACGACTTATGCGGATACACTGTATTATCAATGTTGCGCTTAGCGGCCATAATCGCAAAGGTTAAGAAGCTTGAACCGGTGCCCATAAAGGTCCAAATAAGTACATTGGCCGCAACGGCATTTTGCTCGGGAGCTGCTAGCGCAAAACCCAACACAATGCCGGAGTAAAAAATAAAATCGCAAACAATGTCGAGATAGCCGCCAAAATCACTGCAACCTTGTCGGCGCGCTAATGCACCGTCTAAGCCATCAAAAGTCCGATTGAGCAAAATAAGCGCCAAGGCAACATGGTATTGCTGAAAAGCGAGAAAAGGGATGGCGCTTAAACCAATAAAAAAACCAATAAGGGTAATTTGATTGGCGCTTAAACCGGCATTATCGAGTTGTTTAGCACTGTAATCTAATGGCGCTTTTATAATTTTTACGGCGTAACGGTCTAACATTGTTGTCCTATTTATTGTTGTTTATCTATCGCATGCTTAGCGAAAGTCTCGCGAGCGTACCGATAAATCGGCGAGTAACCACGAACAGTCTTCAAGCTTCCCTGCAATAATATGTATTACTTCATCGCAGCGTTCTAATCGTCCGTGAACTTTTAGAAGACGAGAAGAAATAAGAGCTTGGCGCTGCGCTTTAGCCGTTGCTGACCAGACTATCACATTGCTGTTGCCCGTTTCATCTTCTAAGGTGACGAAGGTGACATCGGCTGAAGAACCTGGCCGTTGCCGACCCACTACTAAACCTGCCACCTTAACTAACTGACCGTGTTTACAGTGATGCAATTGCGCTTGTGAATAACAATTTTTTAGCGCCTGATGTTCACGCAGTAAATGCAGAGGGTGTCGGCGTAAACTAACCCGAGTTGCGTGGTAGTCTTGGCGAATATCTTCTATTTCGCTAGGTGCAGTTAAGTTTACCGGTGCTTCTTTGGGCATAGCAAATAGTGGTAAGGGGGCCTCGGTACCGCTCATTTTCCAGCGGGTTTGGTGGCGATGCCCTGCTAAACAGGCAAAAGCGTCGGCAGTGGCTAAAGACTCTAAGCTGGTTTTATCGAGTTGCTGGGTTAATTCACTGAGTTGGCTAAAACCTTGGCTTGGTCGATTTGCTAATAAACGCGCAAACTTTTTTTTGTTTAGTCCTTTTACTTGCTTTAACCCTAATCGAATTGCGCCCTTAGGATCTTGGCTGTAGTCGAGACTATGTTCCCAATTGCTTTGGTTAATGTCGATGGGCAGAATTCTCACTCCGTGGCGTTGTATATCTTGAATTAATTGGCTAGGGCTATAAAAGCCCATGGGTTGGCTATTAAGCAGTGCACAGCAAAATGCTGCTGGCTCATGGCATTTAAGCCAAGACGAAATGTAAACCAGTAAGGCGAAACTGGCTGAATGAGATTCGGGGAAGCCGTACTCACCAAAACCTTGAATTTGCGAAAATAAACGCTCAGCAAATGCGACAGGGTAGCCGCGCTGTTGCATGCCGTTGATGAGTTTATCGCGAAAGTAGGCTAGCTTGCCGTTGCGCTTCCAAGTGGCCATAGCGCGACGCAGTTGGTCTGCTTCGCCGCCACTAAATCCTGCTGCTACCATGGCCAACTTAATTACTTGCTCTTGAAAAATTGGCACGCCAAGGGTGCGCGCTAATACGGCTTCTACTGCAGGGCTTGGGTAATCTACCGGCTCTTCGCCATTACGTCGGCGCAAGTAAGGGTGCACCATGTCGCCTTGAATTGGGCCGGGGCGAACAATCGCCACTTCTATCACTAGATCATAATAGTTGCGTGGTTTTAGCCGTGGCAACATGCTCATTTGTGCGCGTGATTCAACCTGGAAAATGCCCACACTGTCGCCTTTGCATAGCATGTCGTAAGTGGCGCTATCATCTTGTGGAATATCGCTAAGGCTAATGGTGCGTTGTTCCCGTTGGCTTAAGCTGGCAAGGCAGCGGCGAATCGCGCTTAACATTCCCAAAGCCAGTACATCTACTTTCATTAAATGTAGTGCTTCTAAGTCATCTTTATCCCACTGGATGATAGTGCGATCGGCCATGGCGGCATTTTCTATGGGGACTAAGTCACACAGCTTGTCTTGGGCAATGACAAAACCACCCACATGTTGTGACAAGTGACGAGGAAAGCCGCGTAATTGTTCCACTAGTTCAGCAAAATTGCGTGCATTAGCTTCTGGTAATAGGCCAGCTTGAACAATCTTTTGACTGGTTGAGTTACTGCCATCACGCCAATCAATATTGTGGTTAAGGCCATGTAGTATATGCGCAGGAATAGCTAGGGCTTTACCTATTTCGTTAATTGCACTGCGGGTGCGGTAGGTGACAATACTGGCAGCTAAAGCAGCGCGGTCACGGCCATATTTTTGATAGATGTATTGAATGACTTCCTCGCGGCGCTGGTGTTCAAAATCGACATCGATATCTGGTGGCTCATTACGTTCTTTAGAAATAAAGCGCTCAAACAGTAAGCCCACTTGGTTGGGGTTAACTTCGGTAATACGCAAGCAATAACACACCACTGAGTTGGCGGCAGAGCCTCGCCCTTGGCAGAGAATGTTTTGTTGCCGTGCGTAGGCCACAATATCGTAAATAGTGAGAAAGTAGTGTTCGTAATTGAGCTCGCTAATTAAGCTTAACTCATGTTCGATTTGCGCTCGTAGTTCAGCAGAAAGCTGCTCACCAAAACGCTGTTGTATGCCTGTTTCAACCAGTTCTCGCAGGTATTGCTGGGCGCTATAACCTGCCGGTACATTGTCTTTAGGGTATTGATAGCGAATTTCATTAAGACTAAAACAACATTGCGTAGCAAGTTGAGTGCTAAGGGCTAATTCTTCACTAGAGTAGCGCTGTTGCAAATGAGGCCACTGTAATAGGCGACGTTCGGCATTACTGCTTAATAAAAAACCCGCTTGCTGCACAGTGCTGTGTTGGCGAATGGCATCAAGAATGTCGGCTAAGCGCTTTCTATTAGCCAA encodes:
- a CDS encoding sodium:solute symporter family protein, whose product is MDLNVLIVLIYFCFLIAIGWMFRTFTNNTSDYFRGGGKMLWWMVGATAFMTQFSAWTFTGAAGKAYNDGLAVAIIFVANAFGYFMNYAYFAPKFRQLRVVTVIQAIRMRFGKYNEQVFTWSGMPNSVVSAGIWLNGLAIIASGIFGFDMTWTIILTGLVVLIMSVTGGSWAVIASDFMQMVVIMAVTVTCCIVAIIHSGGVGNILDEFPRDFVIGDNLNYVSILTIWAFFIFVKQFSITNNMLNSYRYLAAKDSKNAKKAALLACCLMTLGPVIWFIPPWFLAGQGVDLAAMHPEMGSKAADAAYLAFVELYMPAGMVGLLIAAMFAATMSSMDSGLNRNSGIFVKNFYEPVLRPHASEKELVAVSKITSTVFGILIILFALFINSLKGLSLFDAMMFAGAMLGFPMTIPAFLGFFIKKTPDWAGWGTLIVGAGVSYIVGFVIGPQHIQDLFGLEQELTNREWKDLKVAIALIGHITLTGGFFIMSQLFYKGLSEERSKDVDKFFNNLHTPLVNESAEQEVLDNKQRSMLGKLIAAAGAFVMLLVALPNSFGDRLVFILCGAIILGVGVLLIKANTSNKKPPLGQAVETES
- a CDS encoding FadR/GntR family transcriptional regulator, with translation MANEFAMIEGASRSLHLQVAREIAKSILSGALPQDSIIPSEMELCEQFGVSRTALREAIKHLSSKGLLESRPKIGTRVKSREHWNMLDSQLLSWMSGVGEASDTLTEFLALRRAIEPEAAALAAINASAEQRMKLSEYYQRMVEIAKSEDQSEWVETDLQFHRTVYLATGNSFYIPFANVLQVMFIGFFQHSSKEGGTCMSEHTAIYQAIMAGDPEKAREANLALLNNSNHRLPEENVA
- a CDS encoding SDR family NAD(P)-dependent oxidoreductase, encoding MNQLFNLDGKVAVITGGTSGIGAAAAERMAKAGATVVIAGRKNAIEFADRIGGIFVKTDVSDENSVRNLMAVANDLCGKIDIVVNCAGVNRGYNTLLESEKEDFDFNFNVNTMGVVYGIKHATQYMTQGGSIVNVASAAGVQGVPYLAPYVSSKWAVLGITKTAALELGEQNIRVNAICPTSVDTPMARAEGGEPQLRMEHKAVPLGRIAEPEEVAAIIHFLAAPDCAFVNGQTIGVDGGFTAGMSINAYNSLAAE
- a CDS encoding CDP-alcohol phosphatidyltransferase family protein, which produces MLDRYAVKIIKAPLDYSAKQLDNAGLSANQITLIGFFIGLSAIPFLAFQQYHVALALILLNRTFDGLDGALARRQGCSDFGGYLDIVCDFIFYSGIVLGFALAAPEQNAVAANVLIWTFMGTGSSFLTFAIMAAKRNIDNTVYPHKSLYYLGGLTEGTETIATFVLFCLFPQHFATLALIFAALCSVTTVTRILAAKATFTDNGGTSNTAA
- a CDS encoding error-prone DNA polymerase, translating into MNNTLFAELNAQSNFSFLYGASHPEEMVEQAQRYGYQAIAITDECSLSGVVRAHQAAEPLAIKLIVGSQFTTDEQCQLVVLAKNLKGYQQLCRFITQARKHSKKGSYQVTLQQFDQRLNQCLLLVKATPALQAIHLKQLQQQLSQSLYLLLHNDLSQPTKVLNSYRQLAKQHAMPCLASINPRMHLANRKRLADILDAIRQHSTVQQAGFLLSSNAERRLLQWPHLQQRYSSEELALSTQLATQCCFSLNEIRYQYPKDNVPAGYSAQQYLRELVETGIQQRFGEQLSAELRAQIEHELSLISELNYEHYFLTIYDIVAYARQQNILCQGRGSAANSVVCYCLRITEVNPNQVGLLFERFISKERNEPPDIDVDFEHQRREEVIQYIYQKYGRDRAALAASIVTYRTRSAINEIGKALAIPAHILHGLNHNIDWRDGSNSTSQKIVQAGLLPEANARNFAELVEQLRGFPRHLSQHVGGFVIAQDKLCDLVPIENAAMADRTIIQWDKDDLEALHLMKVDVLALGMLSAIRRCLASLSQREQRTISLSDIPQDDSATYDMLCKGDSVGIFQVESRAQMSMLPRLKPRNYYDLVIEVAIVRPGPIQGDMVHPYLRRRNGEEPVDYPSPAVEAVLARTLGVPIFQEQVIKLAMVAAGFSGGEADQLRRAMATWKRNGKLAYFRDKLINGMQQRGYPVAFAERLFSQIQGFGEYGFPESHSASFALLVYISSWLKCHEPAAFCCALLNSQPMGFYSPSQLIQDIQRHGVRILPIDINQSNWEHSLDYSQDPKGAIRLGLKQVKGLNKKKFARLLANRPSQGFSQLSELTQQLDKTSLESLATADAFACLAGHRHQTRWKMSGTEAPLPLFAMPKEAPVNLTAPSEIEDIRQDYHATRVSLRRHPLHLLREHQALKNCYSQAQLHHCKHGQLVKVAGLVVGRQRPGSSADVTFVTLEDETGNSNVIVWSATAKAQRQALISSRLLKVHGRLERCDEVIHIIAGKLEDCSWLLADLSVRSRDFR